The Gopherus flavomarginatus isolate rGopFla2 chromosome 20, rGopFla2.mat.asm, whole genome shotgun sequence region CTGCAGGGATTAAAGGACCCGGAAACATTCTGATTTCGAAAGATGCTCGTGCACGGAGCTGTATATGTATGTGAAAAGCACCGTGCTCCGCTCCCCAGACAAACAGTTTGGTCCGAGCACTACGGCAAAGGCGAATTCGAGTAACCGTTACTTGGGCAAGCCCTCTCACCGAACGGCTCAACCACGGAGCCCCAGAGCTGacgccagccctgccccactgctaaAGCTGGGATCCAGTTCTCCAGCACTCTGCTGCTCCTGTCTTCACCGACAACAATACGAAGCAAAGGGGAAACGGAGGCGGCTCGGAAGAGGCAACATTTcacccccactttgcactggtggaaaTGACCATGCCAGAGGATCCAGCCCTTTAAAGAAGTCAGTGCCAATCTACTTGAAAGAGATCGTAAACTGAAATGCAAGCTGCCACACGAGAGTCGTCCCAGTGAAGGATCACGAAGGACTTTACTTCACAACTCCAGTGGGTCGAATAATTCACTTTTGGGGTTCAGTGGCAAAAAGGCCATTTCAGGTCTGTTTCTAAAATGGGAATCTGAGCCACTCTCCCCCACCTCTCGGGTGAGTGCCCTTCGTACAGGGCAACACCACTCCCACCGCCACCTCGGGCCATCTGGTGACCAGCCGAAATTGTGTGTCAAATTCATGAAGAGTGGTGGGTTTGGAAATCGTTTGCCAGCTCTACTCGCAGCACCGCACTGAGGTCAGGATCATCctccccatttcacaggtggggaaactgaggcacagagcagcagcgTGACTTGCATGAGGTCACCTGTTGGGCCTGAGTTGCTTCTCGGTCATgtcaatgtaaatcaggagtagctccactgaagtcaaaaggactTACGCCCATGTAAATGAGAGCGGAATTGGACCCAGGATGACCCCAGTGATTAGAACCTCACCCTCCCAACGCCCTGGGCGGCCACTGTAACTGCTAGACCATGCTCCCTCTCCTACAGACTTGTATCTGAagttcctccctccatcccttaTAGCGAAAGTTCTCTGTCTGGCACAGTTCACCCATGGAGCCTGAGGGGTTGTTTGGGGGAGCGGGTATCTCCGCTGATTTCCTTAAGCTCATCCAGACTGTAAGTCTGCTACCCGCGTCCTGCCTGCTGAACAGACCCAGAAGCCCCTCTCTGTCTGGTGGCCTGCCCCCAGGCACTGCGGATCGGATGCTGCTCCACCTCAAAGATCCCACCCGTTGCTGTCTCAAACTCGGGGCCACCCCCTGGGTCTTGTCCCAAAACCTGCAGTGACATTCCTGCCCATGCGCCACGCTCAGCCAAGCCCGGCCCCAAAACCTGAGGGAATCGTAGTAGAGCACCTCCTGGCTAGAGTCAGATCAGGGCCTTTGCTGGACTcaagggagtgaaggcagcagcTCCGGGTGACCCGCATGCATGGTGCTGGGAGATGAATCGTCAACCCAGACGGGTTCCCCCAGGCTGAGGCACGGCCCTCACAAAggcaaggggggagggggggacagaGATGAGTCAGCTGCAGCCGAGACCTCTAATGAGATTTTCAGTGGCCCAAGTGACCCCATGCTGCCCTAGAGAGGCCACCATCGTGGTgccggctggctcaggggatcAAAGACAGGGTACAGAGCCTCACTGCTGGAAGCTGCCCTGACCCTAGCACAGGCTGGGTGTCTCGGCAGAGTCTTTCTCCTTGTGTGAGATGAGTCTGGTGGGTCTCGCCTGCTGCCTGCATTAACAAGCCACCGCCGTCTCCAGCGTAACTGCCAGCCTCAGCGGGGGGCCAAGGAGGGAACGGGCCGGGGAGGATTGACTCTCAGAATCCCCCGGCAATGGCAGGTGGCACAGGCCCCGATGCCCAGGGTCTAGAATTTGGGACCGGATTCTCTGGGATAAATCAGTGCTGTGCCAGTGCAGCACCACTAACCGACCAGCTGGGGCTCTGCAGGGCCGTTCATCAGACCCCTTAGAGGCAGTGAGACTCGCAAACAGCTGGGCCAacccatcccccctgccccccagggtggGGGAACTCTGAGAGTCCCTTACTTCTGATCCAAAATAAAGCTATGGTGGGGGGAGTGTTGGAGGGAAGCCACCAAACACCACTGCGGTGCCACAGAAACCTTCCCAGGGAAAGGACCTCTGGAGACGTTTATTTACCAGCGTCACTTTCAGACCCCAAGATCTTCTCCCCTAAAGGTCTGATTCGAACTCACTGCCTGGCCCGTGCCCCCTATGGAAATCAGATCAGAATGAGAACATGATGCGGGGCCTGTCCACATGGGAAGAGGGCACGAATCCCACCCAGAAGCCTGGACCAAGCGGGTTCTAGGACACGAGGGGCGGCCAGCAGAACCCACGGCGTGATCCAGGCCGGGAACACCAGGGAGCAGGCAAAGTATGGGCTCCCCAACTGGGAGGTAGCACAGTTCCCCTCCGGGGTTAAGACAACACGGAAGAGGCGGCACTTGGTGAGGCACGTGCGCTAACAGAGACCTGGCGGTGACGCATGATGGCTGCTACTTCCTCGCGCCTCTGACTCCCACCTGCGTCAGAAACACTGCaccaggctcccagctgcccGCCCGCCTCTCCCTTGTCTGCTTTCACTGGCCCCAGGCCCGTACTCCTACTCCCCAGCCTGGCCTAGGATCCTCCCGCCCTGCGTTTTGCTGATCCCCTTTTCGCTTGCTCTGGGGTTCGGGACCTGCTCCTTCCTTGGCAGCACTGGGGCAAGCCCCAAGGCCACTCACTCCTGCTTGGGATTCAGCGCCAGCTGCCTCTCCCACTCAGCTTCGATCACCCGGTACAGCTCCATGGTGGCTTTGGCGTCTTCCACTGAGGAGTGGCCGTTTTTGCCGACCTGTGAGGAACAAGGGAAGAGAGACACGATCCATGAGGGGTATTAGAATCAGAGATGCTAGCCAGTGTGACCGTCCGACAGCTCTGATCCTCACTCGCTGCTTCCCTAGGTGATCAGCACACTCAGAACAGCAGGCGACCTCATTAGCTCAactgcacagatggggaaactgagtcccagacaggggacatgacttgcccaaggtcacccagtgacAGAGCGGGGGAATAGAACTCCTGggccccagtcctgtgctttatcCACTGGGCCACAGAGCAAGCAACTCCTGGGAGAGGAAATGCCTCACCTCACTCTCTAGTGAGgcctcctggccagcctcgggACAGCACTTTATTTTTCCATTCCGGGACTGCGTCTCCCTTGGCTTCTCAAGGGCGCCCCTCCCTGAAGTAGCAGCTCAGCTCTAGAGCGACTCCCTgtggctgatgctgagaaccagggGGGACTTTCAGGATGGGGAAATGGCCAGACACAGCACAGGCAGCAAGGAAGAGAGAAGATGTGGGCCTGGGCCCAGATTTCTAGGGCTGCCTGCCTGGCCTGGGGCATTGCTAAGCATGGGCATGGTTGGTGCCTGGGGGCCTGTCCCAGAGGCACAGCGTACCTGGATGTCTTTGTGCAGTAGCTGTTTGGTGAGGCGTTTCAGCGAGGCCGACTCGTTCTCCGGGAAGCCGGCCTTGCGGTTCAGCAGTGGGATTTTTGACGTGTCCCTGGTCACTGATTTCGGGTGGAAATACTTCAGCGCCTTGAAGTCGTTGTGGATGGCGTGGCCGACCACGATCTTCCCCGCTAGGAGCTTCAGGATCTAAGAGAGAATCAGGGCGGCTCAGGGGCTGGGGAAGTCAGGGACTGGCGCTCAGGCAACACGGAACGTGTCAGGGCCGTCTGATCGGGGTCAATGCTGGCTCTGCGGGGGAAGGTGCCCCCTACTGAGTCACccatgctgctccctgcagcacagcaccgcCAGCCCCATGCCAGTGCTTTGGGATCAGCACTGACCGCCAGGGGACAGTGCCTCCTACTGAGAAACCCACACCACTCCCTAGCACTGGGGTCACCACTGGCtcagaggggagagcaccccctgctgagtcaCCCACACTGCTCCTGAACCACCCCCCGATCTCCTCCGGTCTCTGGTTCCAGCAGTGACCCAGCTTTGTCTGGAAGCTCTGCCTGTTGGCTTATTTCACCCCAGCGCGGCCAGAACCCATCTCCATCGTTTTACAGCTTCGCTACTACCGGCCTTCGAAGTGGCTGCACCCTGGACCATTACACAAGGTGCCGAAAAGCCACCGAGAGCCAACTGCACCGAGCTGACACTGGGGAAACCCGTCACCCACCAACATGTCTCAGAGGCAACAACAAAAAGGCATCAGCATATTTGATTAAAGGGAGGGCTGGAGCGCCCCCTAGTGAGCTTTGGACAAAACAGGTTATAGGCAGAGTCAATGCTTCTCAGTGGTCAGGGAGGGTGTTTAAGCAGGGGACGCTGGCCCCCTTGGGCACAGCTAGTTTGGAGGTGCTGACTGCCTGGGGATAGCCAGTGCGAGCTCAGCATGGGTTCAAACCTCTAGTGTAGCTGCAAACGGCCTGTtcctcagagatgctgagcaccccgacctccctggccctgtggctcTCTTAGTCTGgtaatgcctagaggccccagcagAGATTGGGGCTGATGGACCTCAGGAAAGGATGGGGGAGGCCTCATGCCAGTCATGGAGAAACAAAGggaccccaagccccagcagggcAGGGATTTAAGGCCTCTGaagggcagctcccagaggcACCAGAAACCTTTACCCCAAACTGACTGCGAAGAGAGAGCACCCCCTCCTGAGTCAAGCACATGGTGGTGCTCCCAGCCACGGCGCTGGGCTGAGAGaggagagcgccccctcctgagtCAACCACATCACTGTGCTCCCAGCCACAGTGCTGAGCTGAGAGagcagagcgccccctcctgagtCAAGGACATCACTGTGCTCCCGGCCACGGCGCTGGGCTGAGaggagagcgccccctcctgagtCAAGCACATCACTGTGCTCCCGGCCACGGCGCTGGGCTGAGAGaggagagcgccccctcctgagtCAAGCACATCGCGGTGCTCCCAGCCACGGTGCTGGGCTGAGAGaggagagcgccccctcctgagtCAAGCACATCGCGGTGCTCCCAGCCACGGCGCTGGGCTGAGAGaggagagcgccccctcctgagtCAAGCACATCACTGTGCGCCCGGCCACGGCGCTGGGCTGAGAGaggagagcgccccctcctgagtCAAGCACATCGCGGTGCTCCCGGCCACGGCGCTGGGCTGAGAGaggagagcgccccctcctgagtCAAGGACATCACTGTGCTCCCAGTCACGGCGCTGGGCTGAGagcagagcgccccctcctgagtCAAGCACATCGCGGTGCTCCCGGCCACGGCGCTGGGCTGAGAGaggagagcgccccctcctgagtCAAGCACATCGCGGTGCTCCCGGCCACGGCGCTGGGCTGAGAGaggagagcgccccctcctgagtCAAGGACATCACTGTGCTCCCAGCCACGGCGCTGGGCTGAGAGAGGAAAGCGCCCCCTCCTGAGTCAAGCACATCGCGGTGCTCCCAGCCACGGTGCTGGGCTGAGAGaggagagcgccccctcctgagtCAAGCACATCACGGTGCTCCCAGCCACCGTGCTGAGCTGAGAGAGGAAAGCGCCCCCTCCTGAGTCAAGCACATCACGGTGCTCCCGGTCACGGCGCTGGGCTGAGAGGAAAGTGCCCCCTACTGTATCCCTACAAGCCCAGCCGTTGCCCTGGGCACTTACCTCTTTCTGGGCTGTTTTGAATGGGGTGGCGTTCTTCATGTGATGTTTTCTGATGCCACTCCACCGGGTGCGGTAATCAATGATGGGGTCAACGGGCCGGACGTACTTGTCATACACCACGTCACCGTGGTAACTCACGATGCTGCACCTGGCCAGGCCGCTGATCCGGCCGCCAGGGCCCGTGCCCACCATCTCGCAGTCTATGGCCACCACTTTGCTGGGCTTGCCCggctggggcactgggggcaggCCGCTGTCATACTCGCTCAGCAGGCTGGATTTCTGCATGCCAGCGAGGGGCTGGGCGCTGTAGTTCCCAGGGGTCCCACTGGCCTTTGCTGATCTGCAGGTCACCTTCCTCGTTCCTGATGGAAAACAAGGCAGAGCGGAGCCAGAGTCTCTGGTGGCGCTGGGCTGGTCAAAGCAACAATGGTTATTTGCCttggggaaggtttttggctgaTGGGAAAGCCCATCTGTCTGGAAAGAGTTCTGATCCTCGGCGAGCCACTTCTTCTTGGTCCTCCCCCACGAGCGGGAGTCCTGATGGGAGACTTGGCCTTTGGGGGGGTGATGCTGGGGCGGCGGCAGCTGCTTCTGCTTCAGAAAACCCCTCCTCTCCAGGAAACGGCGCCGTTTCACAAAGCGCTGGTGTTTCTGGTTGCTGTCGGTTCCCCTCTTGGGAGCCTGCTGGAGGCCCAAGTCCAGGTTGATGATCAAATCCGACATGGTGGGTTCTGGAGGAAGGCAGCAAacatgaggaggagggaagatggAGAAGGGCCCCCAGTCTCTTTCACCCTACAAGCAGGCAGCCCCATGCACACGGCTCGACAGAGGTTCACGCCCTCACCTGAAATAGAAAATCAAGACCGTTGCCACTCCTCATAAGAAGAATTCAGTGCTTGAGAAACTCTCTCCACATTAGAATCACTCCATGCCCCAGTGAATTGCCCCCTCCTTGGTGTGTGCTACACCACAGATTAGGCCAGGAAGTAAAGAATCCAGCAACCAGCTGAAAGTACAGGGAGGACTGAGATTTGGGGCTTTGGCCAGGCCACCAAGACTAACACACTTACGTTTGTAGAAATAATCAAGGTCTCCATGTTATGTCTCAACTGAAAATCGACACTGGCAGTAGAAAAGCATATGGGCCCCGGGACTTTTCCCCAGAGGGCAGGTGCAACATTTAGTAAATATCTGACCACACTGCAGGGAACCCCCTGGGTTTCTCTTCTAGGTTTGACATTATTGTGACGCTGACTCAACCCTGCTCAGCCTGTGACCTGATGAGATCAGTCTGTGGCACTACAGCAGATACAACCACCATGAGAAATTTGGATGAGTGGCATCCGACAGCTTGTTAGACGGTTTATCAACCAACCAATAATGAAAGACTCATCTTTgggatttggtttggtttggttcctTAGCCTTGTGTGTGGAAAATACCCAACCAAAATGTAGGTTTAGGGAACGTATACGGGGTATGTAAAAGACCAAAGCTCCAATGTGTGTAGAACAACAGACACGGCTTTCACTCCTTCAGCATAACCCATTTTAATCTGGATTGAAACCTTTCAGTGAAGTGCTGGAGATGCAACCAAACCAGCTTTGTGCTGGTACCTGAGAGGTGGCAAGTGATTCTAGGGGCACTGCCAATGCCCGTATCTCCACGGGAGCTGAAAGAAGTTTACTAACAaactcccccagtcccagcccactCTGACTCCAGATTCACCCCTCCTAACCCTCCCACCCACTGACCCCCAAGTGCTTCATTAGTGCATCCTGCTCCACTCAAACTCCCTGCTACTGCCTAGTCTAGTCTCTGTCCGGGTCGTACACTCAGCACCACGTCTGGGCACCTTCCAGTTATGCATTAAGCAACGGTACCCACATCTGCCacgtgtttgttctctcatcctctccccaggggagATGCAGGTGCAGTGAAGTGTCTTGTTCtttgtgggtttttaaaaaatgatacacTGTGCTGACCCCCACCTcttgctcatcccctcccccatgaaCCCATAACCTCTTCAGTGACACTTCTCCCCCAAGAGAGAAACCATCCCCCTCATTCACCCGCACCCAATGACCTCCTTTTTCACCAACATCCCTTCCCTTCTG contains the following coding sequences:
- the ISG20L2 gene encoding interferon-stimulated 20 kDa exonuclease-like 2; translated protein: MSDLIINLDLGLQQAPKRGTDSNQKHQRFVKRRRFLERRGFLKQKQLPPPQHHPPKGQVSHQDSRSWGRTKKKWLAEDQNSFQTDGLSHQPKTFPKANNHCCFDQPSATRDSGSALPCFPSGTRKVTCRSAKASGTPGNYSAQPLAGMQKSSLLSEYDSGLPPVPQPGKPSKVVAIDCEMVGTGPGGRISGLARCSIVSYHGDVVYDKYVRPVDPIIDYRTRWSGIRKHHMKNATPFKTAQKEILKLLAGKIVVGHAIHNDFKALKYFHPKSVTRDTSKIPLLNRKAGFPENESASLKRLTKQLLHKDIQVGKNGHSSVEDAKATMELYRVIEAEWERQLALNPKQE